A genomic region of Rhodanobacter sp. contains the following coding sequences:
- the yjjJ gene encoding type II toxin-antitoxin system HipA family toxin YjjJ, giving the protein MAGSTPLAERLLDTLRLRRIASARELGTALGVSQPSISRALAAAGSRVARVGQARRSRYAAVREVRGLGTHWPLYRIDEHGHSSEFGELTALHGDGCLVAADTPPDWLQGEFADGLFPGLPWFLDDQRPQGFLGRQFAQRWSRELGLPTDVLRWSADAVLAALLLHGADAPGDFVLGDTALEHALRHEPEAIPAAARNEYYAQLAQATLGGELVGSAAAGEQAKFTTCVREADSSLRHVIVKFGEPADAHPGARRWADLLTCEHLAAGLLAEHGHASTHTELVVSQGWLCLEATRFDRIGAHGRRGFVTLAAWSDAHDGERDDWAAGATRMRQRGWIDDAALEQVRLRWWFGRLIANTDMHFGNLGFFLGDALPLQLAPSYDMLPMLYRPAANGTVVARAFDPAPPTPAALPYWRQAAALASQYWQRVAAHPGISDDFRRLAEANHATLRQRRQRFDTDAA; this is encoded by the coding sequence ATGGCTGGATCGACCCCTCTTGCCGAACGCCTGCTCGATACCCTGCGCTTGCGCCGGATTGCCAGCGCACGCGAGCTGGGAACAGCGCTGGGCGTCAGCCAACCCAGCATTTCGCGTGCGCTGGCCGCTGCCGGGTCGCGCGTAGCGCGCGTGGGCCAGGCGCGGCGCAGCCGCTACGCCGCCGTGCGCGAGGTACGCGGGCTGGGCACGCATTGGCCGCTGTACCGAATCGACGAGCATGGACATTCGAGCGAGTTCGGTGAACTGACGGCCTTGCACGGCGACGGTTGCCTGGTCGCTGCCGATACGCCACCCGACTGGTTGCAAGGCGAATTCGCCGACGGCCTGTTTCCCGGGCTGCCGTGGTTCCTCGACGACCAGCGCCCCCAAGGTTTCCTCGGGCGCCAGTTCGCCCAGCGCTGGTCGCGCGAACTGGGCCTGCCCACCGACGTCCTGCGCTGGAGCGCGGACGCCGTGCTCGCTGCCCTGCTGCTGCACGGCGCGGACGCGCCAGGCGACTTCGTGCTGGGCGACACGGCGCTGGAACACGCCTTGCGCCACGAACCAGAAGCCATCCCCGCCGCCGCGCGCAACGAGTACTACGCGCAACTCGCACAGGCCACCCTGGGCGGCGAACTGGTAGGTTCCGCCGCGGCCGGCGAGCAAGCCAAGTTCACCACCTGCGTACGCGAGGCCGACAGCAGCCTGCGCCACGTGATCGTGAAGTTCGGCGAACCGGCCGACGCCCACCCCGGCGCACGCCGCTGGGCCGACCTGCTGACCTGCGAACACCTCGCCGCCGGACTGCTCGCGGAACACGGCCACGCAAGCACGCACACCGAACTCGTCGTCTCGCAAGGCTGGCTGTGTCTGGAAGCCACACGCTTCGACCGCATCGGTGCGCATGGCCGGCGCGGCTTCGTCACGCTGGCCGCATGGAGCGATGCCCACGACGGCGAACGCGACGATTGGGCCGCCGGCGCCACGCGCATGCGGCAACGCGGCTGGATCGACGACGCGGCGCTGGAGCAGGTGCGCCTGCGCTGGTGGTTTGGCCGCCTGATCGCCAACACCGACATGCACTTCGGCAACCTCGGCTTCTTCCTCGGCGACGCCCTGCCGCTGCAGCTCGCGCCCAGCTACGACATGCTGCCCATGCTCTACCGCCCCGCCGCCAACGGCACCGTGGTGGCACGCGCTTTCGACCCGGCCCCGCCCACGCCCGCCGCGCTGCCGTACTGGCGCCAGGCCGCCGCGCTCGCCAGCCAGTACTGGCAGCGCGTGGCCGCGCATCCCGGCATCAGCGACGATTTCCGCCGCCTCGCCGAGGCCAACCACGCCACCCTGCGGCAGCGCCGCCAGCGCTTCGACACGGATGCCGCATGA
- a CDS encoding class 1 fructose-bisphosphatase has product MKPVSLIQFLIEERRAGHINTELSLLIEVVARACKRIGVATGKGALGGVLGAAGTDNVQGEAQKKLDVISNEILLEANAWGGHLAACASEEMEDPQPIPDMYPKGQHLLLFDPLDGSSNIDVNISVGTIFSVLRCPDDVTEPKAEHFLQPGTTQLAAGYVVYGPSTLLVLTFGHGTHEFTLDREIGSFILSRRDIRIPEQTGEFAINMSNQRHWEAPMQRYIGELLAGKDGPRGRDFNMRWVASMVADVHRIVTRGGVFFYPLDAKIRDKGGKLRLMYEANPMAFIVEQAGGAASTGRGRIMELQPTGLHQRVPVFLGSKQEVEQAARYHREADSAQG; this is encoded by the coding sequence CATCAACACCGAGCTTTCGCTGTTGATCGAGGTGGTTGCCCGTGCCTGCAAGCGCATCGGCGTGGCCACCGGCAAGGGCGCGCTGGGCGGCGTGCTGGGCGCGGCCGGCACCGACAACGTGCAGGGCGAGGCGCAGAAGAAACTGGACGTGATCTCCAACGAGATCCTGCTGGAGGCGAACGCCTGGGGCGGCCACCTCGCCGCCTGCGCGTCGGAGGAAATGGAAGACCCGCAGCCGATTCCCGACATGTACCCCAAGGGCCAGCACCTGCTGCTGTTCGATCCGCTGGACGGCAGCTCGAACATCGACGTGAACATCTCGGTGGGCACGATCTTCTCCGTGCTGCGTTGCCCGGACGACGTCACCGAGCCGAAGGCCGAGCACTTCCTGCAGCCGGGCACCACCCAGCTCGCCGCCGGCTACGTGGTGTACGGCCCCAGCACCCTGCTGGTGCTCACCTTCGGCCACGGCACGCACGAGTTCACGCTGGACCGCGAGATCGGCAGCTTCATCCTGAGCCGCCGCGACATCCGCATCCCCGAGCAGACCGGCGAGTTCGCCATCAACATGTCCAACCAGCGCCACTGGGAAGCGCCGATGCAGCGCTACATCGGCGAGCTGCTGGCCGGCAAGGACGGCCCGCGCGGGCGCGACTTCAACATGCGCTGGGTGGCCTCGATGGTGGCCGACGTGCACCGCATCGTGACCCGCGGCGGCGTGTTCTTCTATCCGCTGGACGCCAAGATCCGCGACAAGGGCGGCAAGCTGCGCCTGATGTACGAGGCCAACCCGATGGCCTTCATCGTCGAGCAGGCCGGCGGCGCGGCCAGCACCGGGCGCGGCCGCATCATGGAACTGCAGCCCACCGGCCTGCACCAGCGCGTGCCGGTGTTCCTCGGCTCGAAGCAGGAAGTGGAGCAGGCCGCGCGCTACCACCGCGAGGCGGACAGCGCGCAGGGCTGA